Genomic segment of Propionispora hippei DSM 15287:
TTGAGAAACTCCACCGCTCCGTTGTAGGTGTCAATAATCGCCATATCCAGCGTAACAAAGCTTTCAGCCGGTCCTTGCAGCAACAGCATTGCATTGGTTGTCCTAATGGCCGATTCCACAGCAAAACCGGCAGTCAGCAGCTTTTCCATAAGTTGTACCGCCAGAGAACTTTCCTTCGCTGCCTGACTGCCACTTCCCATGCCGTCGCTTAGCAGCAGCAGCGTTTTTCCTTGCGGCAGATGGGTAACGGAACAGGTGTCGCCGCAGACCTGCTGTGCTTCCTTGGACAAGCTGGCCATACCGGCCTGTACGGTAAAGCGCTTGGCCGGCTGAAGCGTGATTTGGCAGGGTTTGTGTCGCAGGGCATGGCCACACTGAGTCCGCAGCACCATTCGTTCCTGCAGCAAATTGGCGGCCAACGGCAAAATAACCTGTCGGCATTCCTGCCGGTCCTGACAAGGCTGCTTTTCCAGCCGGATACACAGTGTTCCCTGGCGGCCATTCACTTTCACACCGGTCACGGGGCAGCCCGCCTCGGCTGCTTTTGACGCCAGCAACGCCGCTGCTTTTCGGTCATCATTTGTTTCCCTGACCACTTCCTGCGCCAGGTTGCCCACAATATTGGCAATCGCTTTCATTTGTTCGGCCACCAACTGCCGCTGGCCGGCCAGCTTGTAACGGCTGCCGCCACTGCCGCCACACTGTTCAGCCACTGCAGCAATAGCCGCTGCCAGTTCCCGTTGTTTAATGCATACGCTGCGCAAATGAGGCGGCAATGTACTGCCCGCAATAGCTTCCCCAGACAGAATCACCTCACTAATCACCTGACTTGTCCGGTAGAAATCAACTTCCCAGCAATTGGCCCGCTGGGCGCAGGCCCCACAAACCTGTTCATCAATGGCCGCCAGCATCTTGGCAGTAGCCTCTTCCCGAAACTGTTCCGATCGCGGCTCGCTAACCCGGTTGATGGTCACTGCCAGTTCCTGAAATAAATCAGCTACATGAGTCAGCTTAGCCGCCGCCTCGTTAATTTTTGGCGACGGTTTTGCCCCTTCTCCCCGCGGCACAAAGCGTGCCGTCCATTCTCCCAGCCAGCTCATGGGCAGGCAGATAAAAGGAATCGCAGCCAAGGCAGATTCACTTAATACATTTAACAGTTCAGCAGCTTGTCCAAAAAATAATATGGTCAACAGACTGCCTGTTTCAAAGCCTAAAATAACGGCAAATTTACCAAATTTACGAAAAACACCGGCAAAAGCCCCGGCCAGGGCATAATACGCCACATGCAGCACCGCGCCGTCCAGCAATCCGGCGGCCAGACCAAGCACGGTTCCGGCAGCGGCACCGGCTCCCGGTCCACCCGCCAGGGCCAGGATCATAATCAGCAGACTGCCGGCCATATTGCGTACATTGTAATCCAATAACCACCAGCCGTCCAAGCCGCTGGTAGCAATCGCCAACAAGACAACCAGACACATGAAGGTTTCCTGACTGAGCTGCCGGCCGGCGCTTGCCGGCGCTGCCTGCAAAACCGGAAAGGCGTATAAAAACGCGTAGGCCAGCAACATACACATGGCGGCCTCCAAACAAATCTCCAATACCGTATACAAGGTAACAACCGGTAGGTTCATATAAGCAAGTCCCAGTCCACCGAACAATACCGTGCCCATCAGAAACAACGGAACGGCCAGAAATTTCCGATGCAGCAGCGTAAGCTTGTCCGCCAGCAAAAAATAAAGCAATACTGACAACCCGTAAACCGACGCCTCCGAATAGTGTCCGGCCGACAGGCTCCCCACTATTACCCAAAACCCGGCCCCTAAAGCCTGGCTGGGCAAAAATTGAGCAGTTGCCGCGAAAAAGGCCAGTCCGAAGGGGGAAATTTCGCCGAGAATACTGACTCTTGACAACAAGAAAGCCAGTACGGCAACAAATAAGTACTCCGCCGTCAGCATCACCGCAAAACGCCTAACCAACCGGCGTCCTACCTTGAAACTTTCTGTCATTCCTTGCTTTATAGCAGGCACTGCACTGACCTGTTCGGCCATTTCCGGCAGCCCTACGGCTTTATCCGGCAAAGAAGCTACTGTTACTTTCGACATAAGAACCTCCACCTCTGCTATCTAGTCTCTTGGCAATTCTAAAACGACAGAATGATGGCGGCTATGTTTCACAACACAAGGCGAAAGAAAGAGGCATACCGGACGTATGCCGTCTGACGACAACGCAGTGTTACGAAATATAGACCGTCAGCATTACAGGCTTAGGGTTGTCCAGAGACGCTCATCTGTACTATCATTTTACAAAAAGGAGTATCCAATCTTTGTCTGAACAAGTCGCCCAACTGGAAAAATATTCCGACATATGACAAGCGAAAAATACAAATATATCCATGACCGCCATTAATCAGCAGCGGCAGCTCCAGGAAACGGCTGAGTAAATTGTCGATACAAATACAAAACAGCTAAGGCTTGCGCCTGTATTTCGCTAAAAAACAGATACAGGCTTCGCCGCTTTACTTTATTCCGTAACAGATTTTCGATACAAAAAAAGAACCTTCCCTCAGGAAGGTTCCGTCTTTTATTCCGCTCGGCGGGCAGCGCCACGGCCACCACGCTTTGATTCCGTGTTGCGCTTAAGATCACTTAACCGTTCATCGCTGTCTTTCAGAAACTTGTTCAGCTTATCCTCAAAAGAAACGGTGTTAAACTTGTTGGGACGCCGATTGTCATTGGCAGGGCGCCGATTATCATTGGCGTATACTCGTTTGGGGCCTACAGCGGCATTAGGATTTGGCGCTTGCAACTGTTTGATGGACAAGCCGATTTTACCTCGCTCATCAACCGACAGCACTTTGACCTTTACCTTATCCTGTTCCTTGAGAAAATCTTTTACATCGCGGACATATACATCGGCGACTTCAGAAATATGGATGAGACCGACTTTTCCTCCAGGCAGTTCAACAAACGCCCCGAAATTTGTAATCCCGGTTACAACGCCCTCTACCACACTGCCAATTTCAATGGACATACTAACAAATATCCTCCCTTAAATAACTCGTTTTGCAAACATATTATACTCTTCACGGTGAAAAGGTGTCAAGAAATACTGTTACAATTAACAATCTTATAACAATAACAGGGCGCGTTTCCAAACTAACGGAATAATCCATGGCGAGAAATTATTCCGTCAAACGAGACAGCAGGCTGCAAAACCAGCGGCCCCTATTTCGTAACAGGTTAACAAAATACGGCACAAAAGCATCGTCATGAGGCATTTCGGATAGTATGAAAACACATCCTACCCTTATTCCCTGGCCGGAACATAAGGCACTTCTCCCGGTTTTACCAAACCCAGTTCCTCCCGGGCCAGCTTCTCAATATAGGCCCGGTCATTCAGGCGGTTACGTTCCTCCGTCAGCTCGACGTGACGCTTGTCGGCGTCTGCCAGCTTGGCTTTCGTCGCCTCAAGCTCCTGGTTGATCGCATTAATCTGAGATTGTTGTCCAAAAGAAAGATAGGCAAAATACACAATCAGTCCGACAACGACCAGCCTAAACCATTTCAGCCGGTATTTCGGCCGCTGCTTGATCACTTTCAGCACCACCATCATTGATAATTTCCGGCGTCACGGGGCCGCCGGCAAAAGGCAATACAGCATTCGCTTTTGCCTATATTCGCCAGGCCGCCCCATTTTCCTGCCACTCCGGACGCCTGTTATTAGAAAACTACTTCTCCGGCGGCCGCTTGTTTAAGCGCCAGGGTCTACAGCTGCGGCAATATCGCCCGGCGCTCCGCCCCGCAGCCGCCAGCCGGCGCCCAGTAAACAGAAAGGGAAAGACCAGTGCTCCAAACAGGATAGCCACCGGTTTTACTACCAGCCAGAACAGCAACAGTTTCAGGTACCTGAGACCGGCACCGGTCAGCCGGAGCCCCTGCAACAACAGCCGAATGACGAAGGAGCTGGCCAAACGATAGTAGAGGGCGGCACCGGTAAATAAGCCGATAAAGACATATAGCCTGAGTTCACCGCCGTTGGTGAACAGCAGGATGCCGAAAACCACAGCGGTTGCAACCAGCCAGTATAAAAAATCGGCCAGTGCCGTACTCCATTTTTTCAACCTGAAAGTTCCCCGCAAAACCCGGTAACCGTCAAATAAAATGCCTAGCAGGAAGCCTGTTGCCGTCATGACACTAAACACTGCAGCCTGCCCGCTCAATTCCATAGTCTCACCCCTTACCCTAATACCACCGCCAGGATTTATACCTGGTACGCAGTTGGCGCCCCTGATACACCAAAAGCAGCAGCGTTGCCCCTGTCAGCAGGTGCAGCGGCAGCCAAAGGGCGGTCAAGCCATCGCCTGGCCAGATAAGCGGCTCTTGCCGCAGTTCGGAAGAGTACCGCGCAATCCGGGACAGATACTGTCTGGTTTCATCATAGGGCGGTACGCCGCCGTAGTCATCCACATCCTGCGGTCCGGCATTATATGCCGCCAGTGCTTGTACGGCATTACCCTTATACCGCTCCAGCAGGCGGCTCAAATACACTGTGCCGATCCGTATATTTATCGCCGGATCAAAGTAGCAGGCTTCATCGCTCCGTCCGCCTGTAGCATGAATCTCACTGTTGATTTGCCGCCAGGTTTCCGGCATGACTTGCATCAGCCCCCTGGCTCCTGTCGGGGACACCGCCTGCGGATTGAAGGAACTTTCAGCGAAAATCACACCAGCCACCAGTTCCGGATTGACGCCGGTCGCTCCAGCCGTCTGATTGATCAGTCCGGCATAGGGGATGTCCGCCGGCACCGGCTGCCCCGGCGCCGCTGCCCGGTCATTAAAATGCCGCCAGCTTAGGGTCCGGTATCCCAGCACAGCTGTATGCAACACGCCGTACGCCAGCAGCTCAGCCAGCAGCAGCCAGACCAGAAAGCGCCATGTCTTTAGCAATCTGCTCCGCAAGCCCATTCCTCCCCTGTCTGCCGGGAATAACCGTCTATTTTAAAAACCTTTCCAACAGCCCTTTCTTCTGGTGTCCGCCGTCATCATAGCTAATGCTCTTGACCAGTCCCTCCACCACCAGGCTCCCTTGCTCCAGATTAAGCTGTTTGATGTTGAGATGCTCTCCTTTAATCGACAGCAGGCCCTGCTCGGTTTCCATGATCATCTCATTTTCATCATAGCTGCCCAGGCTTACCACGCCTTCGACCTCCAATTCCTCCCTTTCCACTAACCGCAGTTGATGCTGCCACTTCGGTGTTCTATTATCAACCGGCATACCTTTCCCTCCCCGATGATCCATCGACTTAGTGATGTATATGCAGGGACAATGTATTCTATTACTTTTCTTTTTATCATTTAATATTTGTTCTTACCCACTTCCCTTTTTCTTTCTTAAACTTAAGGGTATTCTGCAATGGGAGCTAAAAAGTACTGAGCAAACTACCAGCACCCGGAGAAGGTCGTATCTTAACCTAAGCGTAAGTCAGCGACAGCACTCCCGCATTGTTAAGATACCATCCTTTCCAGGCCTGCTTACTGAGATAAACTGCCCTAATCATCTGTTCCCCTTTTTGTCATGATACAAAAAGGGGCAAAAAAATCTAGGCCAGACACTCCAAAAGGCTTGAAAAAGGAGCACCTTCCTAAAAATCCGAAACTCGCTTCGCTCAAACAGACGGATTTTCTTAACGGAAGGCATTCCTTTTTCATCCTGCGGACCGCCTTTTTCCGTAACGGCCATCAGGAACGACGCAAGTTAATGGATTGACAGTTAAATAAGTGAAACTATCCTCCAATAGGCGCTAAAAAGTGCTGCGCAAACTATTATCACCCGGGGAGGGCCGTATCTTAACACAAGCGTAAGTCAGCGACAGCGTTGAAGTGTTGTTAAGGTACGATCCTCCCCGAGCCTGCTTGATTGACGCTGACCGCTATCTTCTCATAAAAAAGAGGCTATTGCATTAAAAAACCGCAATAGCCTCTATAGCTTGAGTTAACGCTTACTCCCACCGTTTTTCGATGGTAACATCCTTAAAGTAATGTCCGATGATATCTTGTGCCTTTTTGCCTTCTTGGGCCATTTTGTTGGCTCCCCATTGAGAGATGCCTACGCCGTGACCGTAGCCTTTGCCGGTAAAGCGAACGCTATTGCCTGTCAGCTCAATCTTATCAAGCAACATGGACTTTAGCTTGCTGCTGCCCAGCCCGATGCGCATTTCCGGTCCTGAAACCTCAATAGTTCCGTTGACCAGCAGCGTCAGCGCCCGGCCGGAAGGACCTTTCTTTCCGATTTGCAGATTATCCAGGCTGGTCACATCCTTACCCAGACCGTGCAATACATCCATGACTTCCTGCTTGGTAAACTCGGCTGTCCAGTTTTGCACATCGGCGGGAGCCAGATCGTCCGGCGATTGTACACTGGTGATATACGGCGGCTCATCCTCTTTAAAATCCAGGCCTTCTTTAGCGGTGGCCGTTATACCGCCGGCACTGGCATGAAACCAGGCATGAATCGGCTTACCCTGGTAGGTAATGATTTGGCCGCGGGTCATATCCACGGCTTTTTTTACCTGATCGTTGACCGCTTGGGCGTCATAAGCCTGAAATTCCTTAATATCGGTCGAGGCCTGCGTTCCCCGGTCAGGTACGCCGCCCTTTTCCTCAATAGCCTGCAGGGTAAAAGTCCTGGCCAAAATCGCCTGTGTAGCCAGTGCTTCCAAGGGCCAGTCATTCTTCATCTCACCAGCCACCACACCGGCAATATAGTCTTCCATTTTCATGGAGCGTTTCTCACCGGTTTCATGCATATACACGGTGATGGTCGGTTCGGTCCCTTGAGCCGTTTGCTGCTGGGGCGCCGGCGGCTTTTGTTCCGGCTTTTGCTGGGGCGACTTCGACCAGGAACAGCCGCTGAGCAGCAGGATGGCGGCAAGCACAATCCATAGCTTGACATATATCGGTTTCATCTTCTGCATATCACTGCCTCCTTAGCAATTATCTGCTATTAGTATGACAACGATACGAGAATTTTATCACTACTCGCCAATTTTTACACCGTAAATTGACGTACCATGGACTCCAGATTGGCAGCCATGCTTTGCAGCCTATCTACCGCATCGGTAATTCGATGAGCCGCGGCTGCCTGCTGCTGGGAAACGGCGGCAATTTCCTGCGTACTGCCGGTATTGCCGGCCGCCAGTTCGGTAATATGGGTTACGGCCTCAATGGCTTGACCGCATAGCAGCATCTGCGCATCGGTTTCCTGGGTAATCGTCCGGGCCTGCGATCTGACATACTCAATATCTTCCACAATTTTGGTAAAGGCAACGCCGCTCTGCTGGGTGATAACCACCCCTTTATCCACATAACTGCGACTTTGCTCCATTGCACTGACAGCATCCTCCGCCTCATGGTGAATCCGGCTGATAATATCGGCAATCCGGCCGGTGGCCTGTGTCGACTGCTCCGCCAGTTTTCGCACTTCCTCCGCTACCACGGCAAAGCCCCGCCCGGCCTGACCGGCCCGGGCCGCCTCAATGGCTGCGTTAAGCGCCAACAGATTGGTCTGATCGGCGATTTCCTTGATAATATGAGTAACCTGGCCGATCTCCTTGGTGCAGGCAACCAGTCCGGTAACCGTCTTTCCTGTTTTGTCGGCCAACAGCTTAATCTGATCCATCGTCCCGGTCGTTTGTTCAATCACCGACTGGCCTTCCAGTGCCGCAGCGGCGCAAACTTCGGTCGAACGGGCAACCTCCTGAATACTTTCCGTTACCGTCCGGGTCACACCGACCAACTCATGCAGCAAAGCCTCAGTAGTTTCGGTATCGCGGCTCTGTTGTTCCATCTGGCCGGCAATATGTACAATCGATTCTGCCACATGACTGCTGGCCGACTTAGCCTGTCCAGCAGCCTGTCCCACCTGGCCGGAGGATCCCAGGACCAGTACGGCTGTTTCCTTTACCGACAGAACAATTTGCCGCAAATTAGCCGTCATTTGATTGAACCCACCCGCCACACGTCCCAGTTCATCATGATTCCTATTGTCCAGTTGATGGGTCAAATCACCGCCGGCAACCCTTTCTACCGCCTGCTGCAGTTTTTTAAGCGGCAGCAGTGTTTTGCGGATAGCAAAAAAACCAAGCACCACAAAAACGAGGGTAATCGCCGCTGTCACAAAGATGCTATGCCGCACCGTTGTGTAGGCTTCTGTTAAGGCCAGCTCTTTCGGATAGGCTGCAATAGCCAGCCAGGGAGTATTGGCAATCGGCCGGTAAGAGATCAAATATTCCTGACCCCGGAAAACACCGATGGTATCACCGGTTTCTTCGGTTACCGCTTTTTTATAAAAATCGTCGGACAGCACCTTGCGTTCAATGACCGCCGACGAATCGCTTTGATAAAAGAGCGGTACTTGCCCGTGATCAACAATAATGACGGCATAGCCCGGATTCTGGGCTAATACCTCCTCCACCATGGTATAGAGGGTATTCAGCGAAATATGTGCTCCCAGCACGCCTGCCACCTGGTTGCCGCTGCCGTATACAGGCGTGGTTCCAACCAGTTGCAACTGCTGATTGGGTCCGGCCACAGGCTCCGAGATTTGCGTCCCCCCCTGCAAGGCTGTTTTAAAATAGCCGGCATCTGCCAGCGACGTCATGCTCAGCGGCTGGGTCGACCATATCAGGCTGCCGTCAGGCCTAGCCACGAATAAAGGATCATTACCGCCATAGTAGGCCTGAATCGTCTCCAGATACTGCCGGATAGCCTCAGGCTGCATCGTCCGCAGCCCCTGATAAGCCCCGGCTACCGTAATAAAATTCTTTTTACTTTGCAAATACCGGCCGATATCACTGGCCACGCGTTCAGCTACTTTATTGTTTTTATCTACAGCAGCGTTTTGCAGGCTGGACATGGTCTGCGCGGCAAAATACCAGCCGGTCAGCAGCATCGCCAAAGAGCAGATGAGAACAATAAAACCTGTGGCCCGCGTCACCAAAGAAGACAGTAACTGCCGCACGGCCTGCTTACCCTTTTCGTACCGGCAGTTTGGCAAACCTCTGCGAATGCTCTTCAGACCTAGTTTGATTCGGTTCATCCCCGTGCCCCCTAATCCATGTATGTTCGTTTACATATTACCATTTTTTTCTTTACCCACCTATAGCAATACATCATATTTAACAAAGACTTAACATCGTGTTAATCTTTCGCTCATATTAACATAACAACAGGGACAGGGACCCTTTTATAGTCCCTGCCCCTGTTGTTATAAAGTCGGCTATTCTTTTTATTAATGCTTTCCGGCACTCAGCTTTTTCTGCAAAAGCTGTCCCGGAATAGTAAACATCAGGTTAAAGGCTAGAATAGTGATAATCAGCAGCGCGCCAATACCATTGGCAATCTCCATCCGGTCTGGCACCAGGCCGACCGCCATAACATACCACATATGCACCGCCAGTGTTTCGCCGGCCGCCGTCACATCAAAATTGGGAATCTGACGGGCTACGGTCGTACCGGCGGTAAATATCAAAATAGCCGTCTCACCGAGGGCCCGTCCTGCCGTCAGCGTAATACCCGTGATAATTCCCGGCAGAGCATTGGGCAGCACAACCCGCCAGATAGTCTGCCACTTGGTAGCGCCCAGCGCCAGGCTGGCTTCCCGGTAAGAAACCGGTACGGTGCGGATCGACTCTTCCGTTACCCGCACCAGCACAGGCAGATTGAGCAGCATAAGGGTAAGCGAACCCCCGATAATACTGAAACCAACTCCCAGCATATTCACAAAAATAATCATGCCGAACAAGCCTAGGACAATGGATGGTACAGTCGCCAGGCTTTCGGTA
This window contains:
- the spoIIE gene encoding stage II sporulation protein E, which translates into the protein MSKVTVASLPDKAVGLPEMAEQVSAVPAIKQGMTESFKVGRRLVRRFAVMLTAEYLFVAVLAFLLSRVSILGEISPFGLAFFAATAQFLPSQALGAGFWVIVGSLSAGHYSEASVYGLSVLLYFLLADKLTLLHRKFLAVPLFLMGTVLFGGLGLAYMNLPVVTLYTVLEICLEAAMCMLLAYAFLYAFPVLQAAPASAGRQLSQETFMCLVVLLAIATSGLDGWWLLDYNVRNMAGSLLIMILALAGGPGAGAAAGTVLGLAAGLLDGAVLHVAYYALAGAFAGVFRKFGKFAVILGFETGSLLTILFFGQAAELLNVLSESALAAIPFICLPMSWLGEWTARFVPRGEGAKPSPKINEAAAKLTHVADLFQELAVTINRVSEPRSEQFREEATAKMLAAIDEQVCGACAQRANCWEVDFYRTSQVISEVILSGEAIAGSTLPPHLRSVCIKQRELAAAIAAVAEQCGGSGGSRYKLAGQRQLVAEQMKAIANIVGNLAQEVVRETNDDRKAAALLASKAAEAGCPVTGVKVNGRQGTLCIRLEKQPCQDRQECRQVILPLAANLLQERMVLRTQCGHALRHKPCQITLQPAKRFTVQAGMASLSKEAQQVCGDTCSVTHLPQGKTLLLLSDGMGSGSQAAKESSLAVQLMEKLLTAGFAVESAIRTTNAMLLLQGPAESFVTLDMAIIDTYNGAVEFLKIGAPPSFVKRVHEVGMIRSASLPIGILQQIEIEPVEAQLAAGDIIVMVSDGVADVQATAAGKENWVINYLRRLRSSQPQEVAQQILAEAKRLSGGHLRDDMTVLAVRIAESNALQGKTAG
- a CDS encoding S1 domain-containing RNA-binding protein, which produces MSIEIGSVVEGVVTGITNFGAFVELPGGKVGLIHISEVADVYVRDVKDFLKEQDKVKVKVLSVDERGKIGLSIKQLQAPNPNAAVGPKRVYANDNRRPANDNRRPNKFNTVSFEDKLNKFLKDSDERLSDLKRNTESKRGGRGAARRAE
- a CDS encoding FtsB family cell division protein, translating into MMVVLKVIKQRPKYRLKWFRLVVVGLIVYFAYLSFGQQSQINAINQELEATKAKLADADKRHVELTEERNRLNDRAYIEKLAREELGLVKPGEVPYVPARE
- the yabQ gene encoding spore cortex biosynthesis protein YabQ — its product is MELSGQAAVFSVMTATGFLLGILFDGYRVLRGTFRLKKWSTALADFLYWLVATAVVFGILLFTNGGELRLYVFIGLFTGAALYYRLASSFVIRLLLQGLRLTGAGLRYLKLLLFWLVVKPVAILFGALVFPFLFTGRRLAAAGRSAGRYCRSCRPWRLNKRPPEK
- a CDS encoding lytic transglycosylase domain-containing protein; the encoded protein is MRSRLLKTWRFLVWLLLAELLAYGVLHTAVLGYRTLSWRHFNDRAAAPGQPVPADIPYAGLINQTAGATGVNPELVAGVIFAESSFNPQAVSPTGARGLMQVMPETWRQINSEIHATGGRSDEACYFDPAINIRIGTVYLSRLLERYKGNAVQALAAYNAGPQDVDDYGGVPPYDETRQYLSRIARYSSELRQEPLIWPGDGLTALWLPLHLLTGATLLLLVYQGRQLRTRYKSWRWY
- a CDS encoding YabP/YqfC family sporulation protein, producing the protein MPVDNRTPKWQHQLRLVEREELEVEGVVSLGSYDENEMIMETEQGLLSIKGEHLNIKQLNLEQGSLVVEGLVKSISYDDGGHQKKGLLERFLK
- a CDS encoding SpoIID/LytB domain-containing protein, producing the protein MQKMKPIYVKLWIVLAAILLLSGCSWSKSPQQKPEQKPPAPQQQTAQGTEPTITVYMHETGEKRSMKMEDYIAGVVAGEMKNDWPLEALATQAILARTFTLQAIEEKGGVPDRGTQASTDIKEFQAYDAQAVNDQVKKAVDMTRGQIITYQGKPIHAWFHASAGGITATAKEGLDFKEDEPPYITSVQSPDDLAPADVQNWTAEFTKQEVMDVLHGLGKDVTSLDNLQIGKKGPSGRALTLLVNGTIEVSGPEMRIGLGSSKLKSMLLDKIELTGNSVRFTGKGYGHGVGISQWGANKMAQEGKKAQDIIGHYFKDVTIEKRWE
- a CDS encoding methyl-accepting chemotaxis protein; this translates as MNRIKLGLKSIRRGLPNCRYEKGKQAVRQLLSSLVTRATGFIVLICSLAMLLTGWYFAAQTMSSLQNAAVDKNNKVAERVASDIGRYLQSKKNFITVAGAYQGLRTMQPEAIRQYLETIQAYYGGNDPLFVARPDGSLIWSTQPLSMTSLADAGYFKTALQGGTQISEPVAGPNQQLQLVGTTPVYGSGNQVAGVLGAHISLNTLYTMVEEVLAQNPGYAVIIVDHGQVPLFYQSDSSAVIERKVLSDDFYKKAVTEETGDTIGVFRGQEYLISYRPIANTPWLAIAAYPKELALTEAYTTVRHSIFVTAAITLVFVVLGFFAIRKTLLPLKKLQQAVERVAGGDLTHQLDNRNHDELGRVAGGFNQMTANLRQIVLSVKETAVLVLGSSGQVGQAAGQAKSASSHVAESIVHIAGQMEQQSRDTETTEALLHELVGVTRTVTESIQEVARSTEVCAAAALEGQSVIEQTTGTMDQIKLLADKTGKTVTGLVACTKEIGQVTHIIKEIADQTNLLALNAAIEAARAGQAGRGFAVVAEEVRKLAEQSTQATGRIADIISRIHHEAEDAVSAMEQSRSYVDKGVVITQQSGVAFTKIVEDIEYVRSQARTITQETDAQMLLCGQAIEAVTHITELAAGNTGSTQEIAAVSQQQAAAAHRITDAVDRLQSMAANLESMVRQFTV
- the pstA gene encoding phosphate ABC transporter permease PstA, with translation MNGTYAKRSYLINHLATAVMWGAGLLIMGILAVFLLYILYQGAPVLSWNFITGRSSDINVGGGVGAQFFNSFYILVLSLLFSIPVAIGAGVYLAEYARNSRLTDMIRLSTESLATVPSIVLGLFGMIIFVNMLGVGFSIIGGSLTLMLLNLPVLVRVTEESIRTVPVSYREASLALGATKWQTIWRVVLPNALPGIITGITLTAGRALGETAILIFTAGTTVARQIPNFDVTAAGETLAVHMWYVMAVGLVPDRMEIANGIGALLIITILAFNLMFTIPGQLLQKKLSAGKH